A genomic region of Arachis hypogaea cultivar Tifrunner chromosome 5, arahy.Tifrunner.gnm2.J5K5, whole genome shotgun sequence contains the following coding sequences:
- the LOC112801763 gene encoding probable carboxylesterase 18, whose product MEERSDSYAEAPKLSLSWSTQLYISFLTVTTDFACRPNGSVNRRFYNFFDRKTKPKANPVNGVTSKDVIVDAAKDVWFRLFAPSSTTAHDVTLPVVMYFHGGGFAFLSPASVVYDALCRRFCHQLNAIVISVNYRLTPEHRYPCQYDDGFAAMKFLEENPSVLPENADLAKCFLAGDSAGANLAHHVAIRITQSELRRVRVLGLLSIQPFFGGEERTKAEIQHDRVPLVSVARTDWMWKAFLPNGSDRNHGSCNVSGPNALDISGLNYPNTLVFVGGFDPLQDWQRRYYEWLRKSGKAAQLIEYPTMFHAFYVFPNLPESSQLISQVKDFIANRVSNSE is encoded by the coding sequence ATGGAAGAAAGAAGTGATTCCTATGCCGAAGCCCCAAAATTAAGTCTATCTTGGTCTACGCAACTTTATATTTCTTTCTTGACTGTTACAACTGACTTTGCATGCCGCCCTAACGGCTCCGTCAACCGCCGTTTCTACAACTTCTTCGACCGCAAGACCAAACCCAAGGCCAACCCCGTTAACGGGGTCACCTCCAAAGACGTCATCGTTGACGCAGCAAAAGACGTTTGGTTCCGCCTATTCGCCCCCTCCTCTACCACCGCCCATGATGTCACCCTCCCCGTTGTCATGTACTTCCATGGTGGCGGATTTGCATTCCTCTCCCCAGCTTCCGTCGTTTATGACGCACTCTGCCGAAGATTTTGCCATCAACTCAATGCTATCGTTATCTCTGTCAACTACCGCCTTACGCCGGAGCACCGTTACCCTTGCCAGTACGATGACGGATTCGCAGCGATGAAATTCCTCGAAGAGAATCCCTCGGTCCTGCCGGAAAATGCTGACTTGGCAAAATGCTTCCTCGCCGGCGATAGTGCTGGCGCCAATTTGGCGCACCACGTGGCAATTCGGATTACGCAATCGGAGCTCCGAAGAGTCCGGGTCCTCGGTTTGCTCTCGATCCAGCCGTTCTTCGGAGGCGAGGAGCGAACCAAGGCGGAGATCCAACACGATCGGGTGCCGCTGGTGTCGGTGGCAAGGACTGATTGGATGTGGAAGGCGTTCTTACCAAACGGGTCGGACCGGAACCACGGGTCATGTAACGTATCGGGTCCAAATGCTTTGGATATTTCAGGGCTTAATTACCCAAATACCCTTGTGTTTGTGGGCGGGTTTGATCCGTTACAGGATTGGCAAAGAAGATACTATGAGTGGTTAAGGAAATCAGGTAAAGCGGCTCAGCTAATTGAGTATCCAACTATGTTCCATGCCTTTTATGTATTCCCTAATTTGCCTGAATCTTCTCAATTGATCTCACAAGTCAAAGATTTCATCGCCAATAGGGTGTCTAATTCCGAATAA